The Candidatus Hydrogenedens sp. genome window below encodes:
- the bamD gene encoding outer membrane protein assembly factor BamD, with product MKKNVVMILILMACLITLDSYSQWTWTPQTGRFINIKRMPKETAELQVEYARSLFLQGDLKKALKETEKFINFYGQDPLADQNLFLRGEIKMAMGKWLESAKEFQKLVSNYPDSKLYEQAIKKQYEIGDKLYEKGLKKRSKWFSIFKGKPLKQAIEVYSMVVNNQPFMPGAAEAQYKIGLCHQARKEYIEATYEYRRVIENYSQSDWVDDARYSLAKCYYDSSLKPIYDQSRAELAVDAIDEFIRNFPEDSRCAELKEWRSKMRENIAEQKMIVARFYEKQREFDSARIYYQLVATKYSDTSFAEKANRWLEENPAKTSELRAQFEQETSKQ from the coding sequence ATGAAAAAGAATGTGGTAATGATTTTAATACTCATGGCTTGCTTAATCACACTCGATAGTTATTCACAATGGACATGGACACCCCAAACAGGACGCTTTATAAACATTAAGCGAATGCCAAAAGAGACCGCAGAATTGCAAGTCGAGTATGCACGAAGTTTATTTTTACAAGGTGACCTAAAAAAAGCATTGAAAGAAACTGAAAAATTCATCAACTTCTATGGACAAGACCCCTTAGCAGACCAGAATTTATTTTTAAGAGGTGAAATAAAAATGGCAATGGGCAAATGGTTAGAATCTGCAAAAGAGTTCCAGAAGCTGGTATCGAATTATCCAGATTCCAAATTATATGAACAGGCAATTAAAAAACAATATGAAATTGGCGATAAGCTGTATGAAAAAGGCTTAAAGAAAAGGAGCAAATGGTTCTCTATCTTCAAGGGGAAACCTTTAAAACAAGCCATCGAAGTATATAGTATGGTAGTTAACAACCAACCCTTCATGCCAGGCGCTGCAGAGGCTCAATATAAAATTGGCCTATGCCACCAAGCACGCAAGGAATATATCGAGGCAACCTACGAATACCGTCGCGTTATAGAAAATTATTCCCAATCCGATTGGGTGGACGATGCACGTTACAGCTTAGCAAAATGTTATTATGATTCATCATTAAAGCCCATATATGACCAGAGTAGAGCAGAATTAGCGGTCGATGCAATTGATGAATTTATACGCAATTTCCCCGAGGACTCTCGTTGTGCGGAACTAAAAGAATGGCGTAGTAAAATGCGGGAAAACATAGCAGAACAAAAAATGATAGTAGCCCGATTTTATGAAAAACAAAGAGAATTTGATTCGGCACGTATCTATTACCAATTAGTTGCGACAAAATACAGCGATACATCATTCGCAGAGAAAGCGAACCGCTGGCTTGAAGAAAATCCAGCGAAAACAAGTGAATTACGTGCCCAATTTGAACAGGAAACAAGTAAACAATAA
- a CDS encoding TIGR02757 family protein codes for MLLKTKLQHIKKSLAKIYNKYHHLEFVKNDPVYWLHNYNSAKDQEIVGLISALFAFGNVKAFNKKIKEILNLFKSPSIELPHWSRSELETSLSSFKHRFVSGLTVAHLLYALRKILEQYSSIKACFREHYEREHQNLWLALQQFSSQLRTLANDPLFFLVPAPEKGGACKRLCLYLRWMVRKDEIDIGYWDFIYPNQLIVPLDTHIYHWATSWGIVKTHSLNIKTAIHITEVFQYICPDDPLRYDFSLCQAGMLGYRDKILYYE; via the coding sequence ATGCTTTTAAAAACAAAATTACAACATATAAAAAAATCATTAGCCAAAATTTACAACAAATACCACCATCTTGAATTTGTCAAAAATGACCCTGTCTATTGGCTACATAATTATAATTCAGCAAAAGATCAGGAAATAGTAGGATTAATTTCTGCGTTATTTGCCTTTGGAAATGTCAAAGCATTCAATAAAAAAATAAAAGAGATATTAAATTTATTTAAATCCCCATCAATTGAGTTACCTCATTGGTCACGTTCAGAGTTGGAAACATCGTTATCCTCATTCAAACATAGGTTTGTTTCAGGCTTAACTGTTGCACATCTTTTATACGCTCTCCGAAAAATATTAGAACAATATTCCTCCATCAAAGCATGTTTTCGTGAACACTATGAACGAGAGCATCAAAATTTGTGGCTTGCCCTTCAGCAATTTTCAAGTCAATTGAGAACATTAGCCAATGACCCCCTATTCTTTCTAGTTCCAGCCCCTGAAAAAGGTGGTGCATGCAAACGATTATGCTTATACCTACGTTGGATGGTTCGTAAAGACGAAATTGACATCGGTTATTGGGACTTCATTTATCCTAACCAACTCATCGTCCCGTTAGATACTCATATATATCATTGGGCTACGTCCTGGGGCATTGTTAAAACACATTCACTTAATATAAAGACTGCCATACATATAACAGAAGTGTTTCAATATATCTGCCCTGACGACCCACTTCGGTATGATTTCTCTTTATGTCAGGCTGGCATGTTGGGTTATCGAGATAAAATCTTATATTATGAATAA
- a CDS encoding DNA methyltransferase, whose translation MKKPVLTLQTTTLWDYPSQHYGDQMQGDQNYPGATPSYIIWNLLQRYTREKDLIVDPMCGSGTTIDVCKDLHRRGIGFDLSPYRDDIIPADARNLPLRNESVDFVFIDPPYGTNIHYSDDPRCIGTLSANDDTYYKSMEQCIREIYRILKPQRFMALYCCDSFQKKKPFAPIGFRLFSIMEQWFTPMDIIAVVRHNRTLKRRHYHTEAERGNYFLRGFNYLFIMKKEIKQKK comes from the coding sequence ATGAAAAAGCCAGTATTAACTTTGCAAACAACAACTCTCTGGGATTATCCCTCACAACATTATGGTGACCAAATGCAGGGAGACCAGAATTATCCCGGTGCAACTCCTTCGTATATTATATGGAATCTATTACAGCGATATACCCGTGAAAAAGACCTTATTGTGGATCCTATGTGTGGAAGTGGCACAACTATTGATGTGTGTAAGGACTTACATCGCAGGGGTATCGGATTTGATTTAAGTCCCTATCGGGACGACATTATTCCTGCGGATGCACGTAATTTGCCGTTACGCAATGAAAGCGTTGACTTTGTCTTTATAGACCCACCATATGGTACTAATATTCACTACTCAGATGACCCGCGATGCATCGGAACTTTAAGTGCTAACGATGATACTTATTACAAGTCTATGGAGCAATGTATCCGTGAGATTTACCGTATCTTGAAACCTCAGCGGTTTATGGCTTTATATTGTTGCGACTCTTTTCAGAAAAAAAAACCATTTGCTCCCATTGGATTTCGATTATTTTCAATTATGGAACAATGGTTTACACCTATGGATATTATTGCGGTTGTTCGACACAATAGGACATTAAAAAGAAGACACTACCATACGGAGGCGGAACGCGGAAATTATTTCCTCCGTGGGTTTAATTACCTGTTTATAATGA
- the holA gene encoding DNA polymerase III subunit delta, producing the protein MDIKQFKKSLDKGDIVSKCLLFCPSVSGNNISFEPVLAEEMVEQLTARFIPSGEESFGIRTFYGDETSIDEVLMECKTLPFFSSKKVVIVRKFEVLDRSEKSEAKSIQSMVEYLENPSETTLLLCIAESTDARKPLYKTFTKINGIIECPLLSPNELRDWIKKYLAERKKKISLEALEELMARCGAQLKDIQNELTLLVGFVGDRETITIKDVLASCADVAEESVWHLTDAIARGDMKNAWLILKELIQQGKEPPEIIGVIQWLLENAYRTLAISEEQPKSTFVRNKVTPLAQRFGLKKLVTAMNLCNETTYTMRQTGMDEKIALELLVLKLSYVPEKHRNIK; encoded by the coding sequence ATGGATATAAAACAATTCAAAAAATCCTTAGATAAAGGAGATATAGTTAGCAAGTGCCTTTTATTTTGCCCCTCCGTATCAGGGAATAACATCAGCTTTGAACCCGTACTTGCGGAAGAGATGGTTGAACAACTGACAGCACGATTTATCCCATCAGGTGAAGAATCATTTGGTATACGCACCTTTTATGGAGACGAAACCAGCATTGATGAAGTCCTAATGGAATGTAAAACCCTTCCCTTCTTTTCATCTAAAAAGGTGGTCATTGTCCGAAAATTTGAAGTTTTAGACCGTAGCGAGAAAAGTGAGGCAAAATCTATTCAATCCATGGTGGAGTATTTAGAAAATCCTTCCGAAACCACCTTGTTGTTATGCATTGCAGAGTCAACAGATGCTCGAAAACCTTTGTATAAAACATTTACTAAAATCAACGGCATTATAGAATGCCCACTATTAAGTCCGAATGAACTAAGAGATTGGATAAAAAAATACTTGGCAGAACGAAAGAAAAAAATATCATTAGAGGCATTAGAAGAATTAATGGCGAGGTGCGGTGCCCAATTAAAAGACATTCAAAATGAACTCACCCTTTTAGTCGGATTTGTTGGGGATAGAGAAACAATAACAATAAAAGATGTATTAGCCTCATGTGCAGATGTCGCAGAGGAAAGTGTGTGGCACCTTACAGACGCTATTGCTCGCGGAGATATGAAAAATGCTTGGCTCATACTTAAAGAATTGATACAGCAAGGGAAAGAACCCCCTGAAATTATTGGGGTTATCCAATGGTTATTAGAAAATGCATACCGAACCTTAGCCATTTCCGAAGAACAACCCAAAAGCACCTTCGTCAGAAATAAAGTAACCCCATTAGCTCAACGATTCGGATTGAAAAAATTAGTAACTGCCATGAACTTATGCAACGAGACGACGTACACTATGCGTCAAACAGGCATGGACGAAAAAATCGCATTAGAACTGCTTGTGCTTAAATTATCTTACGTCCCTGAAAAGCATCGAAATATAAAATGA
- a CDS encoding XRE family transcriptional regulator, producing the protein MTLPSNLGQHIARLREGKGISREELAKRSRCKTEIIEALEEGQLSPSLAPLLQIARGLGVHLGTLLDDKPQAGPIITRRGSEARPVVRFSGIRVASDSSTLEFHPLAYNKAGRHMEPFVIDVHPTVSEDCMFSVHEGEEFIYVLEGKIQVSYGSEIYILSSGDSIYYDSTNPHEVRAVGENNARILAVIYTPE; encoded by the coding sequence ATGACACTTCCGAGCAATTTAGGGCAACATATTGCACGACTACGTGAAGGGAAAGGCATCTCACGGGAAGAATTAGCGAAACGAAGTCGTTGCAAAACGGAAATAATAGAAGCCTTAGAAGAAGGACAACTGTCGCCATCATTAGCACCATTACTCCAGATAGCACGTGGATTAGGTGTGCATTTAGGAACGTTGTTGGATGATAAACCGCAAGCTGGACCTATTATTACGCGACGTGGTAGCGAAGCACGTCCTGTTGTGCGATTTTCTGGGATTCGTGTAGCATCTGATTCGAGCACACTTGAATTTCATCCATTGGCTTATAATAAGGCGGGGAGACATATGGAACCCTTTGTTATAGATGTTCATCCGACTGTTTCCGAAGATTGTATGTTCTCAGTTCATGAGGGAGAGGAATTTATTTATGTTCTTGAAGGGAAGATACAGGTTTCTTATGGTTCGGAAATTTATATTCTAAGTTCTGGAGATAGTATTTATTATGATTCCACAAATCCACATGAGGTTCGTGCAGTAGGTGAAAATAACGCTCGTATTTTGGCTGTGATTTATACCCCCGAATAA
- a CDS encoding LptE family protein, which yields MFMKRTLTSQFRFICSIFTVLFILNILVSCAYTTKLSLNPKYQTVAISGFYNKSSEYDLQAPLTNALIRKFINDGRLKVVKPEEADLLIEGAILDYKRKGLTYDVRDETTQFLIVVTAAVRVTDQHEGKVLWQEPLMTGESTYFTHAVGQTSDRTRGNVETFLIPVRSFASDEENRAVSEALEQLASDIFYRTVEPW from the coding sequence ATGTTTATGAAACGAACATTAACATCACAATTTCGATTTATATGTAGTATCTTTACAGTGCTCTTTATTTTAAACATATTAGTAAGTTGTGCCTATACAACAAAACTTTCACTAAATCCCAAGTATCAGACGGTAGCCATATCTGGATTTTATAATAAATCCTCCGAATATGATTTGCAAGCACCCCTAACCAATGCACTAATACGAAAATTCATTAATGATGGTAGATTAAAGGTAGTCAAACCAGAAGAAGCAGACTTACTTATTGAAGGAGCCATCCTTGATTATAAGAGAAAAGGTCTCACCTATGATGTGAGAGATGAAACAACCCAATTCCTGATTGTGGTTACCGCTGCAGTACGTGTAACAGACCAACATGAGGGTAAAGTTCTATGGCAGGAACCGCTCATGACAGGCGAAAGCACCTATTTCACCCATGCGGTAGGACAAACCTCAGACAGAACTCGAGGCAATGTAGAGACCTTTTTAATCCCAGTCCGTTCATTTGCAAGTGATGAGGAAAACAGAGCCGTTTCAGAAGCATTAGAACAGTTAGCATCAGATATTTTCTACCGTACTGTTGAACCGTGGTAA